A stretch of the Vidua chalybeata isolate OUT-0048 chromosome 19, bVidCha1 merged haplotype, whole genome shotgun sequence genome encodes the following:
- the ARMC7 gene encoding armadillo repeat-containing protein 7 — protein MELGRLEYLQALVTEFQVTDSTEAKEQVLANLANFAYDPSNYEYLRQLQVLDLFLDMLTEDNETLVEFAMGGLCNLCLDKTNKEYILEASGVEPIINCLSSSNEETVVSAVTTLMFLTTPRSRAQTTALPVVECMLRFSLSANTRLSNLASIFLQDYCSPPQVEEARNLSKHTAVGIPLPKD, from the exons ATGGAACTGGGTCGGTTGGAGTACCTGCAGGCGCTCGTCACCGAGTTCCAGGTGACGGACAGCACAG AGGCCAAGGAGCAGGTGCTGGCGAACCTGGCCAACTTCGCCTACGATCCTAGCAACTATGAGTATCTCcggcagctccaggtgctggacCTGTTCCTCGATATGCTTACCGAGGACAACGAGACCCTCGTGGAGTTTGCCATGG GTGGTCTTTGCAACCTGTGCTTggataaaacaaacaaagagtACATCCTGGAGGCCAGTGGGGTGGAGCCCATCATCAACTGCCTGTCCAGCTCCAACGAGGAGACCGTGGTGTCAGCTGTGACCACACTGATGTTCCTGACGACACCACGGTCGCGCGCACAGACCACGGCGCTGCCTGTGGTGGAATGCATGCTCCGCTTCTCGCTCTCGGCCAACACACGCCTCAGTAACCTGGCATCCATCTTCCTGCAGGATTACTGCAGCCCTCCACAGGTGGAGGAGGCCAGGAACCTCAGCAAGCACACGGCAGTGGGCATTCCTCTGCCCAAGgactga
- the SLC16A5 gene encoding monocarboxylate transporter 6 isoform X2, giving the protein MVSLPQQAGLEENRAIMSQGEAAGRCAAKPQDQGWAWMVLLAAVVLQGLTLGFPCCIGVFFTDLQHEFQASYSETSWFPSIMVAVLHGGGPLCSILVKRFGCRFAVMLGGLLSGLGMVSSSFCKSISQLYLTAGLITGLGSCFSFQAGVTVLGYYFVRWRTLANAVASTGVSLGFTLWPLLSQYLLDEMGWRNTFLIFGGVLLNCCVCGAIMRPIQLASGSLPQSAKPKEQPGSRAEEAQLSNGASPHHPTLQQHTKRTKCFQMLQKYLAFDIFCQNKGYQIYTIGVTWMMMGFALPHVYLVPYATHNGVEERKAALLISIIGFINIFIRPFTGLLSGHRVFTGRRIYLFSLAVLLCGLSNFICVISAEFSVLILYCIILSIAMSGVGALTFQVLMDVVEMDRFSSALGLFTILESITLLIGLPLTGLLVDITSDFHYVFYNSSFFLISAALFMGLSFCALEKKNKLRDASKAHLDNPSRYQYSETSTEPKAESQSPPAVEYITSI; this is encoded by the exons ATGgtctcccttccccagcaggcTGGCTTAGAGGAGAACAGAGCTATCATGTCccaaggagaagcagcaggacgCTGCGCTGCCAAGCCCCAGGACCAGGGATGGGCATGGAtggtcctgctggctgcagtggtgctgcaggggctgaCGCTGGGCTTCCCCTGCTGCATTGGTGTCTTCTTCACGGATCTCCAGCACGAGTTCCAGGCCAGCTACAGTGAGACGTCATGGTTCCCGTCCATCatggtggctgtgctgcacGGAGGAG GGCCCCTCTGCAGCATCCTGGTGAAACGGTTTGGCTGCAGGTTTGCAGTGATGCTGGGTGGGCTGCTCAGTGGGCTGGGAATGGTGTCCAGCTCCTTCTGCAAGTCCATCAGCCAGCTGTACCTCACAGCAGGCCTCATCACTG GTCTGGGATCATGTTTCAGCTTCCAGGCAGGAGTGACTGTGCTGGGCTACTACTTTGTAAGGTGGCGAACACTGGCCAATGCTGTGGCCTCCACCGGTGTCTCCCTCGGTTTCACACTGTGGCCGTTGCTGTCTCAATACTTGCTGGATGAGATGGGTTGGAGAAACACCTTCCTCATCTTTGGAGGAGTACTACTGAACTGCTGTGTTTGTGGAGCCATCATGAGACCCATTCAGCTGGCATCAGGGTCACTTCCACAATCTGCCAAGCCCAAagagcagccagggagcagagcagaagagGCACAGCTGTCCAATGGAGCATCTCCTCACCACCCCACACTCCAGCAGCACACCAAAAGGACAAAATGCTTCCAGATGCTGCAGAAGTACCTGGCTTTTGACATCTTCTGTCAAAACAAAGGTTACCAGATTTACACTATTGGAGTAACCTGGATGATGATGGGGTTTGCCTTACCCCATGTCTACCTTGTGCCTTATGCTACCCACAATGGGGTGGAGGAACGCAAGGCAGCCCTCCTCATCTCCATCATTGGGTTCATCAACATCTTCATCCGCCCTTTcactgggctcctctcaggACACAGAGTCTTCACAGGAAGACGCATCTACCTGTTCAGCCTGGCCGTGCTTCTCTGTGGGCTCAGCAATTTCATCTGTGTAATTTCAGCTGAGTTCAGTGTGCTCATCCTCTACTGCATCATCCTCAGCATAGCCATGAGTGGTGTTGGGGCACTCACTTTCCAGGTGCTGATGGACGTGGTAGAGATGGACAGGTTCTCCAGTGCTCTAGGGCTCTTCACCATCCTAGAGAGCATCACCCTCCTCATTGGGCTCCCACTCACAG GTCTCCTGGTAGACATAACCAGTGATTTCCACTATGTCTTCTACAATTCCAGCTTCTTCCTGATATCAGCTGCATTATTTATGGGGCTCAGCTTCtgtgctctggaaaaaaaaaacaaattgagAGACGCTTCCAAAGCACATTTGGACAATCCCTCCAGATACCAATACAGTGAAACGTCAACAGAACCAAAGGCTGAAAGTCAATCCCCTCCAGCAGTTGAGTACATCACAAgcatatga
- the SLC16A5 gene encoding monocarboxylate transporter 6 isoform X1: MSQGEAAGRCAAKPQDQGWAWMVLLAAVVLQGLTLGFPCCIGVFFTDLQHEFQASYSETSWFPSIMVAVLHGGGPLCSILVKRFGCRFAVMLGGLLSGLGMVSSSFCKSISQLYLTAGLITGLGSCFSFQAGVTVLGYYFVRWRTLANAVASTGVSLGFTLWPLLSQYLLDEMGWRNTFLIFGGVLLNCCVCGAIMRPIQLASGSLPQSAKPKEQPGSRAEEAQLSNGASPHHPTLQQHTKRTKCFQMLQKYLAFDIFCQNKGYQIYTIGVTWMMMGFALPHVYLVPYATHNGVEERKAALLISIIGFINIFIRPFTGLLSGHRVFTGRRIYLFSLAVLLCGLSNFICVISAEFSVLILYCIILSIAMSGVGALTFQVLMDVVEMDRFSSALGLFTILESITLLIGLPLTGERGYESWLGERWWFGNW; the protein is encoded by the exons ATGTCccaaggagaagcagcaggacgCTGCGCTGCCAAGCCCCAGGACCAGGGATGGGCATGGAtggtcctgctggctgcagtggtgctgcaggggctgaCGCTGGGCTTCCCCTGCTGCATTGGTGTCTTCTTCACGGATCTCCAGCACGAGTTCCAGGCCAGCTACAGTGAGACGTCATGGTTCCCGTCCATCatggtggctgtgctgcacGGAGGAG GGCCCCTCTGCAGCATCCTGGTGAAACGGTTTGGCTGCAGGTTTGCAGTGATGCTGGGTGGGCTGCTCAGTGGGCTGGGAATGGTGTCCAGCTCCTTCTGCAAGTCCATCAGCCAGCTGTACCTCACAGCAGGCCTCATCACTG GTCTGGGATCATGTTTCAGCTTCCAGGCAGGAGTGACTGTGCTGGGCTACTACTTTGTAAGGTGGCGAACACTGGCCAATGCTGTGGCCTCCACCGGTGTCTCCCTCGGTTTCACACTGTGGCCGTTGCTGTCTCAATACTTGCTGGATGAGATGGGTTGGAGAAACACCTTCCTCATCTTTGGAGGAGTACTACTGAACTGCTGTGTTTGTGGAGCCATCATGAGACCCATTCAGCTGGCATCAGGGTCACTTCCACAATCTGCCAAGCCCAAagagcagccagggagcagagcagaagagGCACAGCTGTCCAATGGAGCATCTCCTCACCACCCCACACTCCAGCAGCACACCAAAAGGACAAAATGCTTCCAGATGCTGCAGAAGTACCTGGCTTTTGACATCTTCTGTCAAAACAAAGGTTACCAGATTTACACTATTGGAGTAACCTGGATGATGATGGGGTTTGCCTTACCCCATGTCTACCTTGTGCCTTATGCTACCCACAATGGGGTGGAGGAACGCAAGGCAGCCCTCCTCATCTCCATCATTGGGTTCATCAACATCTTCATCCGCCCTTTcactgggctcctctcaggACACAGAGTCTTCACAGGAAGACGCATCTACCTGTTCAGCCTGGCCGTGCTTCTCTGTGGGCTCAGCAATTTCATCTGTGTAATTTCAGCTGAGTTCAGTGTGCTCATCCTCTACTGCATCATCCTCAGCATAGCCATGAGTGGTGTTGGGGCACTCACTTTCCAGGTGCTGATGGACGTGGTAGAGATGGACAGGTTCTCCAGTGCTCTAGGGCTCTTCACCATCCTAGAGAGCATCACCCTCCTCATTGGGCTCCCACTCACAGGTGAGAGAGGCTATGAAAGCTGGCTGGGGGAAAGGTGGTGGTTTGGAAACTGGTGA